A genomic region of Caenorhabditis elegans chromosome V contains the following coding sequences:
- the R11H6.4 gene encoding Shugoshin_C domain-containing protein (Confirmed by transcript evidence) has product MASKLKNHHRAQIEQNLVAEKSSEPEQSSDPRSSSGKEDGDDFPTTPNIAAKIAQRRLPRRTPTSHVKGVTAELMRRRLSKTSEEEPGGNNNITSRFTFKTSIDESKEEPSGNIAGRLPPKTPYKSSIAGKSPINTSKPL; this is encoded by the exons ATggcttcaaaattgaaaa ACCACCACAGAGCTCAAATAGAGCAGAACCTTGTTGCAGAAAAGTCTTCAGAACCTGAACAATCATCTGATCCACGATCATCTTCGGGTAAAGAGGATGGCGATGATTTTCCAACAACGCCAAAT ATTGCCGCGAAAATTGCACAACGCCGTCTACCGCGTCGAACTCCGACTTCTCATGTGAAAGGGGTCACTGCAGAGCTGATGAGACGACGTTTGAGCAAGACAAGTGAGGAGGAGCCGGGAGGAAATAATAAT atAACGAGCCGGTTCACATTCAAAACCAGCATTGACGAGTCGAAAGAAGAACCAAGTGGAAACATTGCTGGAAGACTTCCACCAAAGACTCCATACAAAAGTTCTATCGCTGGAAAATCACCAATTAACACTTCTAAACCATTGTAA
- the R11H6.5 gene encoding DZF domain-containing protein (Confirmed by transcript evidence), translating to MNYKRSAFRRSAGSRGFRTPNMVPGGNFPQFGVPIPQFRTIYDYTLDKGNLEGTKNTSDAVFEKEILDRAANLTPSVEIRKRINEYAKKVIVALEKEKREKTLVDIGIATISHVGSFVTDTTTHSSDKSDVVVQLSTLPSYETVAELGRKVVENMKIADPKETGEPLQMEYGCLITSHNCQVRLLITIIPEESTKLEPLLHLDSKQMMINFFSTRHITWFSQISSELPPAFIQEWQALVRVLKDTRSRYSDFQPLSIWTIQYLAFYCLANGPNRQKACLGTAFRRFFEIIAAGIFLPKSPCLIDPVSANYRIGFDLTLPQMDTVCMGAQTLVRIFATGNDGYRAILGTHGTAADLTQTISTWKGIEIRPSIDAYRDGCMTRFPARAEIPTV from the exons atgaATTATAAACGTTCCGCGTTCCGACGCAGCGCTGGGTCTCGTGGATTTAGGACACCAAATATGGTTCCCGGTGGCAATTTTCCACAGTTTGGAGTTCCAATTCCACAATTCCGAACAATATACGACTATACGCTTGACAAAGGCAATTTAGAAGGCACAAAGAATACATCTGATGCGGTTTTTGAGAAG GAAATACTGGATCGCGCTGCAAATCTTACTCCATCCGTCGAAATTCGGAAAAGAATCAATGAGTACGCGAAAAAGGTTATAGTCgctttggaaaaagaaaaaagagaaaagacgCTCGTTGATATTGGAATAGCGACTATCAGTCATGTTGGATCGTTTGTCACGGATACGACAACTCATTCCAGTGACAAAAGTGATGTAGTTGTTCAGCTGAGTACATTACCATCAT atgaaacaGTAGCGGAGCTCGGTAGAAAAGTAGtcgaaaacatgaaaattgccGATCCAAAAGAAACAGGAGAACCATTACAAATGGAATATGGATGTTTAATCACTTCTCATAACTGTCAGGTCAGACTTCTAATCACGATTATTCCTGAAGAATCAACGAAATTGGAACCGCTGTTACATT tggacAGCAAGCAAATGATGATCAACTTCTTCTCCACTCGCCACATCACCTGGTTCTCCCAAATTTCCAGCGAGTTGCCACCAGCTTTCATTCAAGAATGGCAAGCACTTGTTCGAGTTTTAAAGGATACCCGTTCAAGATACAGCGACTTCCAGCCTCTTTCTATTTGGACAATCCAGTACCTTGCATTCTATTGCCTTGCAAACGGACCAAATCGCCAGAAAGCCTGTTTGGGGACTGCTTTCCGGCGATTCTTTGAAATCATTGCTGCTGGTATCTTTCTTCCAAAATCACCGTGTCTGATTGATCCAGTATCAGCCAACTATCGCATTGGATTCGACTTGACGCTTCCTCAAATGGATACAGTTTGCATGGGAGCTCAAACTCTTGTCAGAATCTTTGCCACTGGAAACGACGGTTATCGTGCGATTCTTGGAACCCATGGAACTGCAGCCGACCTGACACAAACCATCTCAACGTGGAAAGGAATCGAAATTCGTCCGAGCATCGATGCCTACCGGGACGGATGTATGACCAGATTCCCTGCAAGAGCTGAAATTCCTACAGTTTAA
- the R11H6.4 gene encoding PEST proteolytic signal-containing nuclear protein (Confirmed by transcript evidence) has product MASKLKKKSSEPEQSSDPRSSSGKEDGDDFPTTPNIAAKIAQRRLPRRTPTSHVKGVTAELMRRRLSKTSEEEPGGNNNITSRFTFKTSIDESKEEPSGNIAGRLPPKTPYKSSIAGKSPINTSKPL; this is encoded by the exons ATggcttcaaaattgaaaa AAAAGTCTTCAGAACCTGAACAATCATCTGATCCACGATCATCTTCGGGTAAAGAGGATGGCGATGATTTTCCAACAACGCCAAAT ATTGCCGCGAAAATTGCACAACGCCGTCTACCGCGTCGAACTCCGACTTCTCATGTGAAAGGGGTCACTGCAGAGCTGATGAGACGACGTTTGAGCAAGACAAGTGAGGAGGAGCCGGGAGGAAATAATAAT atAACGAGCCGGTTCACATTCAAAACCAGCATTGACGAGTCGAAAGAAGAACCAAGTGGAAACATTGCTGGAAGACTTCCACCAAAGACTCCATACAAAAGTTCTATCGCTGGAAAATCACCAATTAACACTTCTAAACCATTGTAA
- the ccnk-1 gene encoding Cyclin-like domain-containing protein (Confirmed by transcript evidence): MSDWIWPLEALKTTPSIRAGLTKEQELLWRREGIKLLSEVGNALNCKPRPTIGVAAVYFHRFYMIHSFQSFSREVTALSCLFLAGKVEDFPKKCKDVCQAAVTHYPEIYSKYQNLVDDVMGLERVLLHSLKFDLHVALPYDALLDYKMMFPDMNREKITDAVQIAWTFINDSIYTTLCITTEPQMIAIALLHLAFTVKGYQPVQKNMDPCWWSADVSNWPQESVDKACHLVLDFYAATKEKPVLEKKKLTTF; this comes from the exons ATGTCCGATTGGATTTGGCCGCTGGAGGCGCTAAAG ACAACACCGTCCATCAGAGCTGGTTTAACTAAAGAACAAGAGCTTCTCTGGCGCCGTGAAGGTATCAAGCTGTTATCGGAAGTCGGAAATGCCCTCAACTG tAAACCGCGCCCCACTATCGGTGTTGCAGCTGTATATTTTCATCGGTTTTATATGATTCACAGTTTCCAGTCATTCAGTCGAGAG gTAACTGCACTAAGCTGTTtgtttttggctggaaaagtCGAagatttcccgaaaaaatgcaaagatGTTTGTCAAGCGGCTGTGACTCATTATCcagaaatttattcaaagtACCAGAACCTTGTG gACGATGTAATGGGGCTGGAAAGAGTACTGTTGCACAGTCTTAAATTTGACTTGCATGTTGCTTTGCCGTACGATGCTTTGCTGGATTATAAGATGATGTTTCCAGATATGAATCGTGAGAAg attacCGACGCCGTTCAAATAGCTTGGACATTCATCAACGACAGCATCTACACCACATTGTGCATTACCACGGAGCCACAAATGATTGCAATAGCACTTTTACATCTTGCGTTCACTGTAAAAGGATATCAGCCTGTTCAGAAGAATATGGATCCATGTTGGTGGTCAGCGGATGTTAGTAATTGGCCTCAAGAATCAGTTGACAAGGCATGTCATCTGGTGCTAGATTTCTACGCTGCTACTAAAGAAAAACCGGTTCTGGAGAAAAAGAAGCtcacaactttttag
- the R11H6.4 gene encoding uncharacterized protein (Confirmed by transcript evidence) has protein sequence MRRRLSKTSEEEPGGNNNITSRFTFKTSIDESKEEPSGNIAGRLPPKTPYKSSIAGKSPINTSKPL, from the exons ATGAGACGACGTTTGAGCAAGACAAGTGAGGAGGAGCCGGGAGGAAATAATAAT atAACGAGCCGGTTCACATTCAAAACCAGCATTGACGAGTCGAAAGAAGAACCAAGTGGAAACATTGCTGGAAGACTTCCACCAAAGACTCCATACAAAAGTTCTATCGCTGGAAAATCACCAATTAACACTTCTAAACCATTGTAA